The sequence AAGCGGCCTTTTGTTTTCCGCAATGCCTAAATGGAGGTAATTGTACAGCACCGTCGATATGTACCTGTCCGGATGGCTATCAAGGCACTCAATGTGAAGgtggtaagtttttttttttggttttaacttATTTTGGATATTTGAATTATATCGAATTTGGTAAATGGATGAAGCCCAGCCTCAGCAGAAAGATAAACGTGCGATcatataggttaagtaaatatttGCGAAATTTAAGTTCGAAAGTGAAATAGGAGCTATTTTAGGAGCCTCGAGTTGAGTCAGGTATATAGTATGTATGAATCAGATTAATCCTGAAGATCCCTTTCGATGCCCAATGTTGGTCTTTTCGGATTTACGGCACAGCCTTAGACGTGCTTAATATGTGGATAATACGAGACATATGCAATACCTATGATGTATGAACTTAAGCTCATGGTGGATCACCATTGCAATAAGTGAACCGCGATTGTTTCGAACTCCTAAATGCGATCATCACGAATGTATGCGCTTCGCTTTTATAACCACAAAATTCTTGATGGGTGGGTAGTGGGTCGATTACTCAGCTCGTAAAAGTTTTAGTGAATAGAAAACAAAAGTGTTATaactaaataataataaacaactcTTTTCAAGCTAAAATATTAATTACATAAAATGCtcttaaattttcaatatttatataCGCTTTGAAATGGCGATTGCTGTTTTACAACCGAACTTAATAATCTCGGTCATAGCTTGATAGAATGGTGCCTGTTCGGCACCACAATCAATTCCTGTGTCGTGATGTTCTTGTTCCTCATCGCGGAACTTTGTAATTGTTGCGAGTAGTTCCTTAAAgagagaaacaaaaaatatttgaatttgaatatctatttttctttttttcgattttATCACATTGCATTCTCGTTTGTTACATgtacgggataatttctacatacaagtacatacaTATTAGGATGCAATAGTGAATCTTAAGCGCTTATCTAGGCGTATATATACTTGCAACATGTATATACatagggcgaatagtatatgagcgttgatttaAACATATTCTCAGGTTAGCATattttgctacactcattatattgtgacgaatattcacatcgctaagtgatactagcatccctaatccgatactaagcagccacttgtatgtacgtcaacaaatcaatcatgtacatacaaggcagcagagagatgctcaccatcagccgaagtagtactcaaatataaacacgcatatggctatgcgagagactataaactacaaatatacatgcacatatatggctggtaaccaagcatgaagttcgcgaagttactagaccttaggagaaatgggtggacgaggcaacagagagtataaaagcagcgacagctgagtagtcagtaatcagttttgattgaagcacgctattggttgtgaagtataagtgttattgtgaagtaatttcaaagtagtctaataaagaccattttgcattattgaatattggagttatttattcgacaatttagtgattcgaacgttgcagaaggtgtaaaataagcggagtttccctaaattcgttacaatataaaataatgtgggatcgaaaacgGCGATTTGTCTAATTGCCCCGACAATATGTAAAAAAGTGTTCTATTCATAGGTTGGAGTCCAAAACctttcatttagcaacgatcCTCTATGGTTTCGTCCTTAAGTGATGagcgatatttcactatcggtgattgcatcaCCGCGATTAAAAAATCGCTAATAGTCATAGATATTGCTAACCAAATATGTAAgagattggcgattttccttcagcataaaattctttcaattctttgaatgacaatcacctctggcatcATTTCGCCAACAGCGATTACGGCGATATTTTTTCATGGAGAATCAAAATCACCGCTTTCAGGTGACTTTATTTTTAATTGAGGTTTTTCTAAACGAGTTGACTGCAAAAATTGAGTTGTGTTGAtgtattaaaaatttgtattatattttatCTTTCATAAATagttttacatttcaaaattttaaaatcaaagttcagcaagaatatgtccttgtataaggacacatttttcgctcatttttgtccatttatataaaggaggtgcttgaattttttaattttctttctaTTTAAGAACTACACTATATCCTTCCTTCTTCCGCGACTGCGAATATTTTGCGATTTGTTAGGAttttttaaagattattttctgaaCGGTCTCGGTActtttttcaagatcatatcttggcatatccTGCCGACTGGAACGCGGTTATAGGCTAGTTGTACGAGTATGTGATAGATGAACAGACGTTCAAATCCATagcaaattaacgtctcattaacacaAGATCCTGATGAGCTGTGTTATTGCTcagaatttagtgcactgctcccaactatggttttgtggcagtatacaatagaccatattagcagtttggaaacagatacaactaattaagtgtgcccTATTGTACTTttatgtatttattcattaaaaattcggtcattgtacacatatgtacatatgtctaaCCGAACAATAACAAGGATGTTTTGTCAAAGCTGCTTTGCTACCTTGAATTTGTTAATTACAGTCGAACTTCTCTACAGTGAACTTCTATATATGGAAGTTCTCCTTGTAATGAAGTGGTTTCGAAGACACTGCTTTATCCTTCTACTTTCGGTGTATTTTTGTCTCCTTATAATGAATATCTATATAGTGAAGTTttctatataataaaaaaatttacagctGGAAATTCAAGCGTCATACGTTTTTGTCTCCATTTGGtgaattttttcaaataagtTTTCTGTTACAATAAATTACATGTAACTGCGTACTTCCAGAAGTATGGATAAACTGTAATAAGGGGAATATCAAATTAAAACAGAAAGAGCTCAGTTATTGTAGTTTTAGTCAGTGATTGAAGTTAAAATGAGGAATCGAAGCAGCATTCCGCttgaaaaaaagttattaatCATTAACAGTTAATAAAGGGAAGACAAAAAAAGATATTGCTAATCAGTTAGGAGTTCTTCCCAGCactttatcaaatattttaaagaataaaGAAGTGATTTTAAAAAATCCAGACGATCTGGCAttaaaaacaaacccaaaagactTCGATCTTGCCATTTTGAGAATATTCCTTTATCTGGAACATTATTGAAGCCAAAGGCCAAAGATTTTGCTGAAGCACTAGGACACCACGAGTTTGAGGCAAGTACAGGTTGGTTAGACTAGTTCAAAAATCGGCATGGCGTTATTCAAAAGACTTTATGTGGGGAAATGTCGACGACAACATAGAAAATCGTAGTGAATATGTAATGAACGTCTTACAGAGATTGATTGAAAATTACAATATTAACAACATCTTTAATGCTGACGAGACTGCTTTGTTTTTCAATTGCTTTCCAAATAAAACactggcattcaaaaatgagaaATGATTTGGTGGAAAACATAGCAAGGAGAGAATAACAGTCCAGGTGGGAAGCAATATGACTGGATCGGAAAAGCTAAAATTGCTTGTGATCGTAGAGGCCAAAAATCCGAGGTGCTTCAAGGGAATAAAACCTTTAGTGGTCGATTATGAGTTAACAAAAAAACATGGATGACCAGTGAGATTTCTACGAAATGGATTGTAAACCTCGACAAAAAAACTTGGTGATGAAAACAGGAAggtgttgtttttttaataacTGCACTGCGCACCCTAAAGATGTAAAAGACAAGTTGAAAAACATTCAATTCGAAATCTAAGCCTTGTATGCAATCTCTATGTTAAACCAGAAACAATTGCCAACTGTTTTAGAAAGGCAGCAGTTTCAAAAGATGTTATACTTATCCCATTAGAGCATTGGGATGAAGAGGATCTTCTTTCAATATTGGATTTGGCTGTTTTACAGTCTTCAATTAAAAAAGTAGCGAATATCGAATCATCGTTTGAAGATAACATAAATGTTGATAATGGTGAACGATGAAGACGATTTGACCGTTGAAGAATTGGCAGAAACCGAGGAGGCATTACCAACGTTCAGGCAAGCTACTTCATCCACTAGCGTAATGTTTTTAACTCTTTACATGATTTGGAAGCTTTTATTGAAAATCAAAAATAGAAGACTGTAACTCAATCCAAACTTActgattattttaaataaaattgcaaaaaatcaaAGTTTCTATATAGTGAAGTGATTTTCAGGTCCCGTGCGAATTCACTATAGGGAAGTTCCACTTTAATAGAacaaatctgtttgtttaactaattaaaagtttccattattattataaattgaaTAGGCTTATTGGGCTCCTATAACGAAAAATTTATATGAGAATGGTAatataaacgcttaataagctCTTTGTATCTGTCATAAATAAAATCTTAATTTTAGCAGACACTTTCACACAAAACTTTACACAAGCTATAATGGTtcgaggcggccaccgtggtgttatggtagcatgctccgtctaccacaccgagggtcctgggtttaACTCCCGATCAGAGTAACATAAAaaacttagaaaaagttttttcaattaaaaagtgaaaactcatctgccctgcagatgccgttcggagtcggcgtaaaaacatgtaggtctcataccgccaatttgtagggaatatTAAaaaagcacgatgcaaattggaagataagatcggcctaaaatctcttcggaggttatcgcgccttgcatttatttatttaaaatgtaccgagtgcaaacaaacaaaattttttattgtatagctTTAATTTAGATTTATTTTTGACTGCAAAGTGTTTGCTTACTTTGTTATCACATGACTCAATTGGGTATAAacagcgcccacaaaattaatctcggtgTACTTAATACTTAAAAAGTCGTGCAAAAGTtcttaaactaaaatgaattCACGCAATCACTTCGCGATCCTGTTTGCTGTTCTTAGCTGCCTTCGCATTATAAATGGCGAACCTACAGCAATAGAGCAGAGCCCACATTCGGTATCAATATTTCTTCGGTCCGAGTATCTTTGCCGTtgcagtggtcggttccataggccaaaaataaaaaaatcaaagtgaaaagtttgtcaccaaatgtatcgttagtatctcttattagaacagccttttaaaaggtatattcgtttttgttgtattcgaaatgtACTCTTtcagaatagcttcaaaagtgaggttatggtgttacttggtttttgcagtgtgagcaggttaaaaataaatataaataaattgcaagtttaagctatttaaaagtacataaaaacaaatgaatattgaagtcaaaggtatttccataattttagtgtcttcagcttgttgtcttttttttttttttttttttgttattttaaatttcaccagtgcctttattagtgtttatttgcacaaatatttcaatttcagctaaagttttagtcgCCTTCCTCACCGATCTTCACGTTGGGAATTATATCTTATTTTTAGTCAAAGTTTAAAGATTCTAAAGTggtaatatcagctgccactttctgccatgAACTATGTGTTgcaacagttttctgatagcgttactctgataaattattgtcgtatgttatatgtgctcatatgtaacatacgacattattttaccCAGTCGATGATATGCGAAtgtttgtgtttgttgttttgttattgttatgtatgcaagatcttttattaactttaatttctttatttaatcctattaaacattgtatttgcgatagacacatcttaccacttttccccccacatctacttactttttgcaTGCATGCGGTGAATGTGGATGGtttggttgtgggtcggtatcaaggtatcacccgcaccaattttatgaaacaataattctcacatatttgtaatgccgtgaccaaagtttcacgtttatatctctactggaagtatttttgccACCAAccccatataagaccgaccactgtGCGTTGGTTAGTCTTTCTTAGTCTCTATAAAATCGGTGGTTACAACTGCGCATTGCGTATTCAACAAGCCAAAAAACGAAACCATCCTTCTAGCTGGTGAAGCCGATATACATGAAATAAACACAGGAGGAGGACAACGACGCGATGTGCTGAGTATAGTTTATCGTGATTTTAATCCAAGATCCACATATATGGATATTGCTGTGGTTAGAGTGTATCCATCATTTGAAAGGAATCTGGCAGTACAACCAGGAAGGCTTTGCGAATGCACATTAGCACGGGACATGGAAATGCGAATTAGTGGATGAGGTTCGGCAACTACAAATACGGCTCCTAATTCTCTACTCCAATCTACTACAATGCTTATAGTAGAAAAGCAACAATGCCAAAATTATTATGCGAATCTACTGGCAACGATGATTCTAGCAAACACAATCATTTGTGCTGAAAGTAGTGGAAGTGATGCGAGTTTTGGAGATACTGGAGCAGGGGCTCATCAATAACCGGCTTTGTGCGGTGGTACAAGGTGTGGTTGTCAGAGTCCCGGTGCTCCGAGTTTATTTACAGATGTTTCAAATACACAAGTTCGAGTCTTTTTAGCACTTAATATAGACTGAAGAGTGTTGTTATAAATTTACTGTTGAATGAAATATCACCCCTACTCGACAGAACACtgaattttgaaacattttgagataggtcgtttacgaaacagcagttgagatatggtgacaatCCACAGTCgcagtcgaaatggcgatgtCTTTTCTTGTATcatgtacaaataaattgttatgattgtgagaaaataaatattgtaacgaatttagtgaagttccgcttatttgaaaccttctgctaacgttcgaatcgctaaactgttgaataaataactccaatattcaataatgcaaaatggtctttattagactatgttgagtggcagcttactttattgttgttgtgcctttatttacttagtatcagattagtgattagtttttttttttaataggattagtgatgtgagtatcacttagtgatactaatattcgtcacaatattctcGGTAAGTATATGCACATGTGCATattttgctacactcattatataaaataatgtgggatcTAAAACGGTGATTTGTccagacaatatgtaaaaaagttttcatttagcaacgatcctctatggtttcatccttaagtctagccaattttaTTATATCCATaataaatatatccactattttggattaagttatggctatgcactgattgttttgagATACAAATACATTGGTGGATgtaacggtatatcgtgagcgcttatctaggcatatgggtatATACAtactagactgggttggtccccatacaaaaaaaaaagttgctaatgttcgcccctaaatttgaagattatgttgagagcgtttcggaaaaaaatttttaaattttttttgatccttcgaaatacagccaaaaaggttttttcgttgtaacttggttttttgacgtccgatttttaaaattgatatgtcattattttggccatgagaagcttcacatttccgcttagaatcaggtaaaataacagttgcaataaatattgaaagtgctataacttctttgtttactattttagtaatatggtttcaaagcaaaattttcttgaattttcaagtactttcgtttggtaaggaaaaaaacatacattaggggggtaaaattttgttagctgacctaatcatgtgaaaacgacttcatagcttaaaaggacattaagcggaaatgtgaagcttctcaaggccaaaataatgacatatcaattttaaaaatcggacgtcaaataaccaagttacaacgaaaaaacctttatttcgaaggatcaaaaaaaaaattttttaaaatttttccgaaaccctctcaacataatcttcaaatttaggggcggacattagcaacttttttttcgacccagtctaatgcatacccacctacaaattatcgaTTCTATAAATGTATCCGACGAACACCTTGCCACggagtgcgtattgttttacgacaaaacaatatgctcaaacaatatggatgagtaatactacttaggttgatggttgatagcttcacttccaactggagcgatcctctaagttgtcattcatcatcatgatcagttgtataaccaaaggttgttatatcccagataaatttatttacatatgtccatGCACATTAGGttgaaacttctttttatttccttatgattacgtctagATATTTCCtatcaaattttatgttttgcatggtgagccatatttttagtattaacaatggaaattccaaacacattattttttcaatatGTGTGCATATTTTCCaataatatactatatatatttggcgatatatatatatatatattgtgacgaatattagcatcactaattgatactcacatccctaaggttattaaataaaggcacaacaatattaaagcaagctacataaacacattaatcatcatttacacatgtacatacaaggtaGCAGAGAGATACttaccatcagccgaagtagtactcacatatacacacgcatatggctatgcgagagactataaacttcaaatatacatgtacatttatggctggtaaccaggcaagaagttcgcgaagttactagaccttgggagaaatgggtgaacgaggcaacagagagtataaaagcagcgaaagctgagtagtcaataagcagtttggtttaaacacgcaattagttgtgaagtaagagttattgtgaattactctctaagtagtctaataaagaccattttgcattattgaattttggagttatttattcaacagtttagcgattcgaacgttagcaggtttGGAATAATCGGAATtttactaaattcgttacaatattgtaaaagtctataacagcggtcgactgctaatccGCGTCCTAAAATACTCGGCTtaacctcagtattaataatccgaagacggaaaaCCAAAATGTTTAGTCGTTCAAAAGAAATTAACGAAAAACAAAAATGCGTATTTATGCTAAAGCTCTCTAAAAGTGCGGGACGAAGAACACTCATAcagtggcgatgatatgaaatcaatattaataaaataaagctaaCAATGTGATAAACTTTGATtgcaaaacaatcagtgcatagccataacatAATCAAAAATacagatatattaattttgtatataacAAAATTGGATAGACTTAAGGATGGAACCATAGAGGATCGTTGTTAAATGAAAGCTTTATATATACTTACCTGAGAATATGTTTAAATCAATGCTCATATGTATACTATTCCCTCtatatgttgcaagtatattgcggcaaatgttgacatcactaggctagtAAACAACCACGCAACTCAAAAACATGAAGCAAACCACAATTGTGTACGTGAATACATCAGTCATcattcacacatacatagaaggcaatgaagagatatttcacatacatacacatgtggtcatcagccgaagtagttacacatacacacgcatacggctatgcgagaggcatataactaattaccaagcaggagatacagcagttatAGAAGGCGAggcgtctagactttagtagaaatattcgAATAAAGccacggagagtataaaagcagcgcaagctgagtagtcaggaataagtttcatttaaacacgctattagttgtgaagtataagtgttattgtgaagtactctcaacgtagtctaataaaaaccattttgcattactgaatattggagttatttattcgacaatttagcgattcgaacgttatcagaaggtttcaaataagcggaattccccaaaattcgttgcaatatataCGCCTAGATAaacgcttacgatttactattccatcctaaaatgtacttgtatgtagaaattatctcgtgcatgcaacaaacgaaaacttttcttttaacaaagcggaaaaattatctaaaataatcaaaataaatcaaaaataatcaaaaatagtcAAAAGTAATTGgatacttttgattatttttgatttttttcaataatcgtaaaaaatcatgattactttttttttatcaatttcaaAGTAATCATTTATAacagaaaataatggcaagtaatcattaaatggtttttaaataaaataatcaattgaacgggtaatcattatttaacaggtctgatacATACCTTATCTGGTTTGGGTGAATCCATAATTTGGCGCAGCTGATCGTTATAATGCTCCACGATTACTGTTTCCACAGCAACCGTGCACGCCATGGCTGCCTTTTCGCCCATCAATGCAGTGCCTACAGcataaaaagtgttaaaaaatttcCCTTCCGCATTTtatcgattttcaaaataataaataaattcctATAtcgaatatatgtatttttagttaTTCGAATATCTAAAAAGAATGATCAGTTTTCAGTGGCGTAACTATATAATCTGGGGACCGTGGATTTTGCCAGCCCTGCCAccctattgttacgccactgGCAGCTTTGCTATCGAAACTGGCGAAAATTTACCAACTTTCGGTTGAAATCCTGTTTTCAGCTATGTTACGGTATAAGAtatgaaagaagaaaaaaaattcgagTTAGAAAAAATGTTTCTGGCTCGATTTGAAACGCTGCTGATCAGCTATGTTTCCTTTttcaattttgataaaatttttcgaattcgttttgaAGATCTACATACGTATCAGCTGTTCCGGTTTTCGAATTTGATCTTTCAGAAATCTTTTGAAGATGATAAAATTTTTCGAATTCAATCTTAACACTTGCTCGATAAAATGTTGTTACGTCGTTTTGGAAAACTGCTTAACAGATAGAAAATGTGTCTTTCCGAATCAACAAACCTTCGTAGGCCATTGCTGCTCGGACTGCGTTAGTTTAACATGCAGTGCCTTTGCTATCTACACAAAATAAACGTGTCTAGTTTAGGACCCAGCTTCATTGCTGACCCGAGATCTGATAACTTTCGCCCATAGTTGTTATTGTGGAAACCTAATTTATAGGCATGCGTCTCCAGAAGGAAGTGCCGTATTAGTAAATCCATCaagagccttaagtcttctctctttagtgATATGATCATTTGCAGCCCTACGATTTAATCCATGCTTTGCCTGCTTGGTTGATCATATGCAACTGCTGTCTTTTTTTATTCCTCCCAAACGAATTGGGACGTGCCATAGCCATAAAGCGCGATGTCCTCCTTTGTTAGATCATCTATATACTTCACACTGTGTCATCCAAAAACAACTTACTGCTGGAAATTTAgtacaagagtttttttttactTACCAGCGCCCAAAACGAAACCAGCTACATTCCAAATTGGCAACATTAATGTCGGTCGTACTCTGTGTTCATTGATTAGTTTTTCAAATTGCTTGCGATGTTCCTTTTCCTGTTCCCACATATGTGCAATTGTCTTCCCCATGGGACCTTTACCCAAAACGGCCATTTGTCCTGCATAAATGCGATCTGCTCCCAGTTCACCAGCATGATCAACGCGTATAATCTCTTCTATTAACGCTGTTGGACGTTTCCTCAATGGTATTTTGTTGGATTCTTCATTTGTGTGGGCGCTTCTTTGTTGTGCCGTGGCATTCTTCCATTGTTGTTGTAAAACGAAGCTGCGCTCTCTAATTAAACGACAGCTGTTCGTGGTGGAGTTGTAACGGAATCGTAACATAACTCAGATCAGCTGCGAAAactaagaaaacaaaataaaaaaataaaacacttCAGTTAAATTCTAAATAATTCTGAAAATGAAATTTAAGATTAAATTTATATTTGGTTACTAATTTTGCGTACAATTTGTTTAGGTATCTGTACTGAAAAATGTTTGAATGGCGGCAAATGCATACAAAAGGATAAATGTGAATGCTCAAAGGGCTATTACGGTCTTCATTGTGAATATTGTAAGTTGACTATCTTTAAGATATTTTCTGTGTACAAAATGGGTTCTCTTGGTGGTGTAGGACcttttaaataaatgaatttgAGGTGCGATACCCTCCGAaaaaattttaggccgagcttctttccaatttgcgtcgtactccttctaattttccctacaaatgggcGGGGCGAGACCTGCATGTTTAcgccgactcctaacggcattccctatttttaaacggttttatttagctggacttggaatatagttcagaacccgatgacaatgcaataattagaaaaaaaatttcgctaggtggcgcaaagatcgagatattcacaaaaatcgtatttgtggcccgatttggctcatattttgaacacataatacatacaagaatagaaagcgacctattgaaaaaatcgccgctaggtggcgcaaagatctagatattcacaaaaatcgtatttgtggtccgatttggctcatatttagagcacataatacatacaagaatagaaagcgacctataaaaaaaaatttccgctaggtggcgcaaagatcgaaatattaaaaaaatcgtatttttcgtccgatttggtccatatttggaacgcacaatacatacatgaatagaaagcgacctatgatgtccgatttggctcatatttggaacaaatattacatacagtccggtagaagtgacatcaaaatattttgaagttggaggagggacaagcatacgtggcacagagtcgagtaaagtctttgaaaggattatgtattgaggacttaaaaaataaaaataaaaataaatgtaaggcgcgataacctccgaagagatctaaggtcgagcttctcttccaatttgcgtcgt is a genomic window of Eurosta solidaginis isolate ZX-2024a chromosome 4, ASM4086904v1, whole genome shotgun sequence containing:
- the Coq7 gene encoding 5-demethoxyubiquinone hydroxylase, mitochondrial gives rise to the protein MLRFRYNSTTNSCRLIRERSFVLQQQWKNATAQQRSAHTNEESNKIPLRKRPTALIEEIIRVDHAGELGADRIYAGQMAVLGKGPMGKTIAHMWEQEKEHRKQFEKLINEHRVRPTLMLPIWNVAGFVLGAGTALMGEKAAMACTVAVETVIVEHYNDQLRQIMDSPKPDKELLATITKFRDEEQEHHDTGIDCGAEQAPFYQAMTEIIKFGCKTAIAISKRI